From Musa acuminata AAA Group cultivar baxijiao chromosome BXJ3-8, Cavendish_Baxijiao_AAA, whole genome shotgun sequence, one genomic window encodes:
- the LOC135644817 gene encoding uncharacterized protein LOC135644817: MEALAMEFDLLFVAVDDDTASGVCCGDIDGDDIAAGVLARFQSSAREDHQHLCATVAAMTQALKDQGLPLTSVAYFGATASSLDRLSRDPASGSDPAAASLLFFLALALPRVPRSVVRSRWTEVSDTLVRILGFDSLPPGCVRSGLRCASYFLVVGDMTDWSALSPLYGVLLCFVTDERPKVRKECHSCLSGVLRSFQNLAVLMPASEDITAIFERFLLLAGGSSADSSPSDCSRGAMQVLYIFNAMKDCLPLMSVKHMNTILKYCNRLLELQQLIVTRCIMEILHALCSSPTVEPSPELLQNLFCSLALSVSDNEKSPDQMASTARLLYVGTRKIYDLNKQICIVTLPVIFNALGDILASEHEEAMFSAIEALKGLIHACVDESLIEQGVDQIKTTDGELRKSGPTVIEKICATIEGFLGYRYNAVWDMSFQVLSTAFSQLGESSYYLMAGAVKSLADMQNLSDEDFSFRKQLHECLGSAISAMGPEKFLHILPLNLDVEDVSDANVWLLPILKQHVVGARLSFFLEHILVMVKHIKQKSHKLETEGWIFSARSTEGLVYTLWSLLPAFCNYPIDINCGFNAIQKELCNALREEPDLRGIICSSLQILIRQNSDIISDKSTVPDGKIRNHYSRRQSEENLKTIHSFAPEFFSVLSEAFLTSSHDSGGYLQATIHDFANIADNKVVKKVFMGAMHKLLKVTQEAVKAKQPNGSGTMLIDGASNEASLSHARALLLELAVSLLPGLGVKEIDFLFSVIKPALQDEEGILQKKAYKILSIILKEHGHNLWNNLDELLELMIASLSCCHFAANRQRLDCLYILIVSMSKDSFDHKRRNIISSFLTEIIFALKEVNRKTRYKAYDLLVEIGHACEDEERGGRKENLLQFFNLIAGGLAGETPHMISAAVKGLACLAYEFSDLIGPAYNLLPSIFLLLQRKNREIFKAILGLIKVLVVKSDADGIQMHLKTIVEGLFKRQDDTNNHFKAKVKLLLEMLVRKCGFDAVRAVMPEEHMKLLTNIRKIKERKERKAKSEDGESLASRTSISRHSKWNHSRIFSESGDEDMDDDSDAELAVAKTTYGRQTKAFARSSMRSLSVRSIRKRQAAKSLPEDFLDQFEDDPLDLLDRQKTRLALRSLTHLKRKQTSTDEPEIGADGRLIVREDSFKPKREKSLSSENDLATRGHSDNRSVSSSLAMTRKKRRKTTDSGWVYTGSEYTSKRAGGDVKKKDKLEPYAYWRLDRKLLNRRAERKAVARKGMARVMKSSKRLEGKGASSALSLQGLSLDKKQKGR, translated from the exons CGCCACCGTGGCTGCCATGACCCAGGCCCTCAAGGACCAGGGACTGCCCCTCACTTCCGTCGCCTACTTCGGCGCCACCGCTTCCTCCCTTGACCGCCTCTCCCGCGATCCCGCCTCCGGCTCCGACCCCGCCGCGGCCTCTCTACTCTTCTTCCTCGCCTTGGCGCTCCCCAGGGTTCCCCGCTCCGTCGTCAGGAGCAGGTGGACGGAGGTCTCGGATACCTTGGTTCGAATCCTAGGTTTCGATTCGCTACCGCCTGGTTGTGTGAGGTCCGGGTTGAGGTGCGCGTCTTATTTCCTAGTGGTTGGCGACATGACGGATTGGTCGGCCTTGTCGCCACTCTATGGCGTTCTTCTATGTTTCGTCACGGATGAGCGACCGAAG GTGAGAAAGGAGTGCCACTCATGTTTGAGTGGTGTACTAAGAAGTTTCCAGAATCTGGCAGTGTTGATGCCGGCAAGTGAAGATATCACAGCCATCTTTGAGAGGTTTCTACTGCTTGCTGGTGGATCTTCTGCAGATTCCTCTCCTTCTGATTGTTCTAGAGGAGCTATGCAGGTTCTATATATCTTCAATGCCATGAAGGATTGTCTTCCCCTTATGTCAGTGAAACACATGAATACAATTTTGAAATACTGCAATAGATTGTTGGAACTGCAGCAGTTGATTGTGACAAGGTGTATAATGGAGATTCTGCATGCTCTGTGCAGTAGTCCAACTGTAGAACCTTCTCCTGAATTATTGCAGAATTTATTTTGCTCACTAGCTTTGTCTGTTTCTGATAATGAGAAGTCACCAGACCAGATGGCATCAACTGCACGCTTGCTATATGTCGGGACAAGAAAGATTTATGATCTGAACAAGCAAATATGTATTGTGACACTACCTGTTATATTTAATGCCCTTGgag ATATTTTGGCCAGTGAACATGAGGAAGCCATGTTTTCTGCTATAGAGGCCTTGAAGGGCTTAATACATGCTTGCGTTGATGAAAGCCTGATCGAGCAAGGCGTTGATCAAATCAAAACTACAGATGGAGAGCTAAGGAAGTCTGGACCTACTGTAATTGAGAAGATATGTGCAACCATTGAAGGTTTCCTTGGTTATCGCTACAATGCTGTTTGGGACATGTCATTCCAGGTCCTTTCAACAGCATTCAGTCAActag GTGAATCTTCATATTATCTAATGGCTGGAGCTGTTAAAAGCCTTGCAGATATGCAAAACTTATCAGATGAGGACTTTTCATTTAGAAAGCAG CTTCATGAATGTCTTGGGTCAGCTATTAGTGCAATGGGGCCTGAGAAATTTCTACACATCCTGCCACTCAACTTGGATGTGGAAGATGTCTCAGATGCTAATGTTTGGTTACTTCCAATATTAAAGCAACATGTGGTTGGTGCTCGTCTAAGTTTTTTCTTGGAACACATATTGGTGATGGTTAAACACATAAAGCAAAAATCCCATAAG CTTGAGACAGAGGGATGGATTTTCTCAGCTAGGAGCACTGAAGGTCTCGTATACACATTGTGGTCCTTGTTGCCTGCCTTTTGCAACTACCCTATTGATATTAACTGTGGCTTTAATGCTATTCAGAAAGAGTTGTGCAATGCACTACGTGAGGAACCTGACTTGCGTGGGATAATATGCTCTAGTCTACAG ATTTTGATTCGTCAAAATAGTGACATAATCTCTGATAAATCTACTGTACCCGATGGTAAAATAAGGAATCATTATAGTAGAAGGCAGTCAGAAGAAAATCTGAAGACAATACACTCATTTGCTCCAGAATTTTTTTCAGTTTTATCAGAGGCATTCCTGACATCTTCGCACGATAGTGGTGGTTACTTGCAG GCCACCATCCATGATTTTGCAAATATAGCTGATAACAAGGTAGTGAAGAAAGTCTTTATGGGAGCCATGCATAAATTGTTGAAGGTTACACAGGAAGCTGTTAAAGCTAAGCAGCCTAATGGTTCTGGTACCATGCTAATAGATGGTGCATCCAATGAAGCATCCCTTTCCCATGCAAG GGCCCTCTTATTGGAATTGGCCGTTTCACTTCTTCCTGGTCTAGGTGTTAAGGAAATTGATTTCTTATTCAGTGTTATTAAGCCTGCTTTACAG GATGAAGAAGGAATCTTACAAAAAAAAGCATATAAAATCCTCTCAATCATACTGAAG GAACATGGTCACAATCTTTGGAATAATCTGGATGAACTACTTGAGTTGATGATTGCATCACTATCATGTTGCCACTTTGCAGCTAATCGTCAAAGACTTGATTGTTTATACATTTTAATTGTCTCAATGTCCAAG GATTCATTTGATCATAAAAGGAGGAACATCATCAGCTCTTTTCTCACTGAAATAATATTTGCATTGAAAGAG GTCAATAGAAAGACAAGGTACAAGGCTTATGACTTGCTTGTTGAAATTGGTCATGCTTGTGAAGATGAGGAAAGAGGAGGGAGAAAAGAAAACCTTCTGCAATTTTTTAACTTG ATAGCTGGCGGTCTTGCTGGTGAAACACCACATATGATCAGTGCTGCAGTTAAAGGGTTAGCTTGTTTGGCATATGAATTCTCAGATCTCATTGGTCCAGCTTACAACTTGCTGCCATCCATATTTCTTCTCCTGCAAAGAAAGAACCGTGAAATTTTCAAA GCCATTTTAGGTCTCATCAAGGTATTGGTGGTGAAATCCGACGCTGATGGCATACAGATGCACTTAAAGACGATTGTGGAGGGACTCTTTAAAAGGCAAGATGATACCAATAATCATTTCAAGGCCAAG GTCAAGTTGCTGCTTGAAATGCTTGTGAGAAAATGTGGTTTTGATGCTGTGAGAGCAGTTATGCCTGAAGAACACATGAAACTACTAACCAATATTCGGAAG ATCAAGGAGAGAAAGGAGCGAAAAGCCAAATCTGAGGATGGGGAATCTCTTGCTTCGCGAACAAGCATCTCTAG GCATAGTAAATGGAATCATTCTCGTATCTTTTCTGAATCTGGAGACGAAGATATGGATGATGATAGTGATGCAGAACTGGCAGTGGCCAAAACAACTTATGGTCGACAGACTAAAGCTTTTGCTCGTTCTAGTATGCGGTCTTTATCTGTAAG GTCAATCCGAAAGCGCCAAGCAGCTAAGAGCTTGCCAGAAGATTTCCTCGACCAATTCGAAGATGATCCACTCGACCTGCTAGACCGGCAGAAGACAAGATTAGCCCTGCGATCCTTGACCCATCTCAAAAGAAAGCAAACCTCCACCGATGAGCCAGAAATAGGTGCTGATGGCCGTCTCATTGTCCGTGAGGATAGTTTCAAGCCTAAAAGGGAGAAGAGCTTGTCTTCAGAAAATGATTTGGCTACCAGAGGCCATTCAGACAACCGTTCTGTTTCAAGTTCTCTGGCAATGACTCGGAAGAAGCGTCGTAAAACAACGGATTCTGGTTGGGTTTACACAGGTAGTGAGTATACCAGCAAAAGGGCTGGTGGAGATGTCAAGAAGAAGGACAAGCTGGAGCCTTATGCATATTGGCGTCTCGATCGGAAGCTGCTCAACCGCAGGGCAGAACGCAAGGCTGTTGCACGCAAGGGTATGGCAAGGGTAATGAAGTCTTCAAAAAGGCTAGAAGGAAAGGGTGCATCTAGTGCACTTTCTTTGCAGGGGCTATCCTTGGACAAGAAGCAAAAAGGAAGGTAG
- the LOC135645967 gene encoding respiratory burst oxidase homolog protein E-like, which yields MVRTPPSGCGGVRKSRHRRIADILAEDEDSSDESVFHGYGYGGRRGGGGGMLPVFLNDQSDLVEVMLELDEESMVVRSVTPTSAAAAAAAAAAAAGRESSASLSRSSSTASRIRRKFSWLLSPTPRRTLAEMLAAEESASASGSGPLPAPATAMSSRDARRIRARLERTRSGAQRALKGLRFISRTTTATANLAELWGRVEDRFAVLAKDGLLSREDFGECIGMVDSKEFAVGIFDALARRRRQNLERITKEELYDFWVQISDQSFDARLQIFFDMVDTNVDGRITRQEVQELIILSCSANKLAKLKEQAEEYAALIMEELDPENLGYIELWQLEALLLQRDTYMNYSRPLSTASAAAWSQTIPGGAPKPPRRPWFSPRRAATRLRLAARENWQRAWVVALWVAAMAGLFAWKFTQYRQRTAFRVMGYCLPTAKGAAETLKLNMSLVLLPVCRNTLTWLRSTRARLFVPFDDNITFHKMIATAIVVGILLHAGNHLACDFPRLINSSPAHYEMVARYFGPEKPTYRSLVAGVEGVTGIAMVALMAVSFTLATHRFRKNGVRLPFPLNRLTGFNAFWYSHHLLAVVYLLLLIHGYFVFLVHKWYQRTTWMYISVPLLLYLGERNLRAFRSKGYSVKILKVSLLPGGVLTVTMSKPQGFRYRSGQYIFLQCPTISPFEWHPFSITSAPGDEYLSVHIRTSGDWTQELKRIFIENYFSPHSTGKATFNESGSLEQKSLPRLFVDGPYGAPAQDFRNYDVLLLVGLGIGATPFISILRDLLNNIKLADELMELAMETSRSEVSSNSFSISTTSSSTKKRSYRTSSAHFYWVTREAGSFEWFKGVMNDVADMDKKGIIEMHNYLTSVYEERDARTTLLKMVQALNHAKHGVDIVSGTRVRTHFARPNWKEVFTKLASKHPGATVGVFYCGTPTLAKELRKLSHEMSHRTSTRFHFHKEYF from the exons ATGGTGAGGACGCCGCCATCAGGCTGCGGGGGCGTCCGGAAGTCGCGCCACCGGCGGATCGCCGACATCCTCGCGGAGGATGAGGACTCCAGCGATGAGTCGGTTTTCCACGGCTACGGctatggcggtcgccgcggcggcggaggcggaatGCTGCCTGTTTTCCTCAACGACCAGAGCGATCTGGTGGAGGTGATGCTGGAGCTGGACGAGGAGTCGATGGTGGTGCGGAGTGTCACGCCGACatccgctgccgctgctgccgctgcggcggcggcggcggcggggcggGAGTCGTCCGCTAGCCTGAGCCGGAGCTCGTCGACGGCGTCGCGGATCCGGCGCAAGTTCTCGTGGCTGCTGTCGCCGACACCGCGGCGGACGCTGGCGGAGATGCTGGCTGCCGAGGAGTCGGCTTCGGCCTCGGGGTCCGGCCCGCTCCCGGCCCCCGCGACCGCCATGTCGTCGCGCGACGCCCGACGGATCCGTGCGCGGCTGGAGCGAACGCGGTCCGGGGCGCAGCGGGCCCTTAAGGGGCTCCGCTTCATCAGCCGGACGACGACGGCCACGGCGAACTTGGCCGAGCTCTGGGGCCGGGTGGAGGACCGTTTCGCCGTGCTTGCAAAGGATGGCTTGCTCTCCCGTGAGGACTTCGGCGAATGCATCG GAATGGTGGATTCGAAGGAGTTCGCGGTGGGCATATTCGACGCCCTGGCGAGAAGGCGGCGCCAAAACTTGGAGAGGATAACCAAAGAAGAGCTCTACGATTTCTGGGTCCAAATTTCCGATCAAAGCTTCGACGCCCGCCTCCAAATCTTCTTCGACAT GGTGGATACCAATGTGGATGGGAGGATAACGAGGCAGGAAGTACAGGAG TTGATAATTCTGAGTTGTTCGGCCAACAAGCTGGCCAAGCTCAAAGAGCAGGCAGAGGAGTATGCGGCGCTCATCATGGAGGAGCTGGACCCCGAAAACCTTGGCTACATCGAG CTGTGGCAGCTGGAGGCGCTGCTGCTGCAGCGGGACACCTACATGAACTACAGCCGGCCGCTGAGCACGGCGAGCGCCGCGGCGTGGAGCCAGACCATCCCCGGCGGCGCGCCGAAGCCCCCGCGCCGCCCCTGGTTCAGCCCCCGGCGCGCCGCCACGAGGCTGCGGCTGGCGGCTCGGGAGAACTGGCAGCGGGCGTGGGTGGTGGCACTGTGGGTAGCCGCCATGGCGGGCCTGTTCGCCTGGAAGTTCACGCAGTACCGGCAGCGGACAGCGTTCCGGGTGATGGGCTACTGCCTCCCCACCGCCAAGGGCGCTGCCGAGACGCTCAAGCTCAACATGTCCCTCGTGCTACTTCCCGTCTGCCGGAACACCCTCACGTGGCTCCGCTCCACCCGCGCCCGACTCTTCGTCCCCTTCGACGACAACATCACCTTCCACAAG ATGATCGCGACGGCCATAGTGGTCGGGATACTGCTTCACGCCGGGAACCACCTGGCGTGCGACTTCCCGCGGCTGATCAACTCATCGCCGGCGCACTACGAGATGGTGGCGAGGTACTTCGGGCCAGAGAAGCCCACGTACAGGAGCCTGGTGGCCGGGGTGGAGGGGGTGACGGGGATCGCGATGGTGGCGCTGATGGCGGTGTCTTTCACCCTGGCGACTCACCGGTTCAGGAAGAACGGGGTGCGGCTGCCCTTCCCCCTGAACCGCCTCACCGGGTTCAACGCCTTCTGGTACTCCCACCACCTGCTCGCCGTCGTCTACCTCCTGCTGCTCATCCACGGCTACTTCGTGTTCCTCGTCCACAAGTGGTACCAACGAACG ACATGGATGTACATCTCTGTTCCATTGCTGCTCTATTTGGGTGAGCGAAATCTGAGAGCCTTTCGGTCCAAAGGTTACTCTGTCAAGATTTTAAAG GTTTCTTTGCTACCTGGTGGTGTGTTGACTGTGACAATGTCCAAGCCACAAGGATTTCGTTATAGAAGCGGACAATACATATTTTTGCAATGCCCTACCATCTCCCCATTTGAATG GCATCCTTTCTCCATTACATCAGCTCCTGGTGACGAATATCTTAGTGTCCACATTCGAACAAGTGGTGACTGGACCCAGGAGCTTAAACGCATATTTATAGAAAACTACTTCTCTCCACACTCAACAGGGAAAGCCACATTTAATGAATCGGGCTCTTTGGAACAGAAAAG CTTGCCTAGATTGTTTGTGGATGGTCCTTATGGTGCCCCAGCACAAGACTTCCGGAATTATGATGTTCTACTGCTGGTGGGGCTTGGCATAGGGGCAACACCTTTTATAAGCATTCTTAGGGACCTACTCAACAACATTAAGTTAGCCGATGAACTCATG GAACTGGCAATGGAAACTAGTAGGTCTGAAGTTAGCAGTAACAGCTTCAGCATCTCTACCACCAGTAGCAGCACCAAGAAGAGATCATACAGAACAAGCAGTGCTCATTTCTACTGGGTCACAAGGGAAGCAGGATCCTTCGAGTGGTTCAAAGGAGTAATGAATGATGTGGCTGATATGGACAAGAAG GGTATTATAGAGATGCATAATTACTTGACTAGTGTTTACGAGGAGCGTGATGCAAGGACCACTCTCCTCAAAATGGTGCAGGCTCTGAATCATGCTAAGCATGGAGTGGACATTGTCTCGGGCACTCGG GTGAGAACTCATTTTGCAAGACCAAATTGGAAAGAAGTATTCACCAAGTTAGCTTCCAAGCATCCCGGCGCGACAGTAG GCGTATTCTACTGTGGAACACCAACACTAGCAAAAGAGCTGAGGAAATTATCGCATGAGATGAGCCACCGGACGTCAACACGCTTCCATTTCCACAAAGAGTACTTCTGA
- the LOC135645968 gene encoding dormancy-associated protein homolog 3-like: protein MGLLDQLWDDTIAGPPPLRKLRKYNSFSSSSSAAAAATAAAAGQVSRSITILRTPASSPRSPSSPTSAPDSPVAPPGPRGDWKRLQRKSVPAAEGMQTVESRNPTVYDWVVISSLEK from the exons ATGGGCCTTCTCGACCAGCTGTGGGACGACACCATCGCCGGCCCCCCGCCCCTCCGCAAGCTCCGCAAGTAcaactccttctcctcctcctcctccgccgccgccgccgctaccgctgccgctgccggccAGGTCAGCCGCAGCATCACCATCCTCCGCACCCCGGCCTCCTCCCCCCGCTCCCCCTCCTCGCCGACCAGCGCCCCCGACTCCCCCGTCGCGC CTCCGGGGCCGAGAGGAGACTGGAAGAGGCTGCAGAGGAAGTCGGTGCCGGCGGCGGAGGGAATGCAAACGGTCGAGTCCAGGAACCCCACCGTCTACGACTG GGTGGTGATAAGTTCCCTGGAGAAGTGA
- the LOC103995189 gene encoding uncharacterized protein LOC103995189 — MAGDMDASGDFYSVLGLKKECSEAELRNAYKKLALKWHPDKCSASGNEIRMKEAKQQFQEIQKAYSVLSDSNKRFLYDVGAYDKDEEGMVEFLGEMAQMMRQTKRCGSGQESFEQLQQMFVEMFHDDLDAGFCGHSSATSGAASCGSKRDNSAMDSGKRKPDELDPAAIGFCLGTKDAGQSSKGRGSNSKRRNRRKQKASSKHDNSSHNAKVSA; from the exons ATGGCGGGCGACATGGATGCAAGCGGCGATTTCTACTCGGTGCTGGGGCTGAAGAAGGAGTGCTCCGAGGCGGAGCTCAGGAATGCGTACAAGAAGCTCGCTTTG AAGTGGCATCCCGATAAGTGCTCGGCGTCGGGTAATGAGATTCGCATGAAGGAAGCGAAGCAGCAGTTCCAGGAGATCCAGAAAGCCTACTCTG TTCTCTCCGACTCCAACAAGAGATTTCTGTACGATGTTGGAGCCTACGACAAAGACGAAGAG GGGATGGTGGAGTTTCTTGGGGAGATGGCGCAAATGATGAGGCAAACCAAACGCTGT GGGAGCGGCCAGGAGAGCTTCGAGCAGCTGCAGCAGATGTTCGTGGAGATGTTCCACGACGATCTGGACGCGGGATTCTGCGGCCACTCCTCGGCCACCTCGGGCGCGGCGTCCTGCGGCAGCAAACGGGACAACTCGGCGATGGACTCGGGCAAGCGGAAGCCGGACGAGTTGGACCCGGCCGCCATTGGGTTCTGCCTCGGG ACAAAGGATGCAGGGCAATCCTCAAAAGGAAGAGGTAGCAACAGCAAGAGAAGGAACAGAAGAAAGCAAAAGGCATCATCCAAGCATGACAACTCATCTCACAATGCTAAGGTCTCAGCTTAG